Genomic segment of Oryzias melastigma strain HK-1 linkage group LG21, ASM292280v2, whole genome shotgun sequence:
GCTAACTTAAAAAATCTGACACAACTGTTCCTGTCGAAAAACTGCTACATGTGGGACCCATGTGGAAGTTCTGTTGAAATCAAAGATGATGCTTTTGCTGACTTGACCTCACTGCGAGATCTGGATTTATCCTTTAACAACTTAACCCAAGTTCCCAAAGGTTTACCAGAGTCTTTGAAAATACTGTCTGTAGCTTCTAATTGGATACAGGAAATACATAAAGATGATTTCCAAAACCTGAACTCCTTACAGCAACTTGAGCTACAGGGAAATTGCCCAAGATGCCAAAACGCTCCATATCCCTGTGTCACTTGCATTAACATTTCTCTCACCATCCATCCCGACgcatttaaaaatttaacaaaCCTTGAAAGTCTCAATCTGGGAGGAAACTCGCTCAAGTTCCTAAAACCATCCTGGTTTGAGAAGCTCCACAAACTACGAGAGCTATTgctttcatttaactttttggTAACAGCAATCACCCAAGAGGCAGCATTCCTGCGATACCTCCCCAGCCTTGAAAGAGTCGACTTGTCTTTTAACTTCGGCTTCAAGAGTTATCCAAGGACTCTGAATCTTTCTGACGAGTTTTCAAATCTCACATCATTAAGAACTTTGCACCTGGAGGGCTTGGTCTTTCAAAACATTGAACAAAGCACACTGAAACCTCTCTATGGGCTTAAAAACTTGTCTGCACTGAATTTGGGAACCAATTTTATTATTCACTCTGATTCCACTGTGTTTAGCAAATtcccaaatttaaaaatgatatacCTCGCAGAAAACAGACTATATCCCATTCCAGTGACACGTGCCCCAACCCCAAAAAATGGATTCAACCAGAGGTCACCACTTTTCTTTAAACCACTCACAAAACATCCACAGCCTACAAGTTATGAGATAACACATAGTTTTATCAAACAGGAATGTTTTGACTCTGGAAAAGTTCTCATCCTCAGCTCTAATAACCTGTTCTTTATTTCTCCAAAGCAGTTTGAAGGATTTGGAGATATTGCATGTCTCAACCTCTCAGGAAATGGATTTTCAGCAGCACTTAATGGTACAGAGTTCTCCTTACTGCCTAATCTGACATATTTAGACCTGTCCTACAACAGGATTGATCTGGCTTTTGACAACGCCTTTAaagagttaagaaaattaaaagtgCTCGACCTCAGTTACAATCCACACTATTTCAAAGCGTTTGGAGTCACGCTtaatctaaatttcttaaaaaatctcCCTGACCTACAAGTGCTGAACATGAGCCATAACTCCATTCGCACTTTAACAACTAAGCAGCTGCACAGCAAATCATTGACAGAACTACAGTTTGCATATAATTCTCTTGGGGTTCTCTGGAAAGAAAAAGATGGTTCGTACGCAAACCTTTTCACTCATCTTCACAATTTGACTATTTTAGACATATCACACAATAGAATTGCTAAGATCCCTGACAATATCTATGAAGCCCTGCCTCGTAATCTCACCAAACTCAGCATTCATCATAACTTGCTGACAGACTTTTCTTGGGACAAACTGAAGTTTTTCCATCAACTTCAGATTTTAGACCTGGGCTTTAATTCTTTATCATCTGTTGTTGGCATCAATTCAAACATCTCGCAGTCTTTGTCTTTTCTTGATCTGAGTCACAACCACATTTTCCACCTGGAAAACGGATTGTTCAATGGTCCAAAAAGCCTCCACACTCTGAGCCTGAGCTTCAACAAACTGACTACGGTTAATATATCCAGCCTCATGGAAGGACCCGAGAACAACATCAAGACTTTGTTCTTGAACAAAAATCCGCTCCAGTGTATTTGTGATTCATTAGATTTCATTTTATGGATTGAAAGCAGTCCTGTCAAGATCCCAAGATTGACAACTGCTGTGACCTGTGACACGCCAGAAAACCAAAAGGGCAAACCGCTGATTTACTTTGACATTGGACAGTGTGTAAATGACAATCAAGCATTGCAATTGTACGTCTTCACAAcatcttttattgttgtttttatgtttttggcaaCAGCCACTCATTTATTCTACTGGGACGCTTCGTACATCACACACTATTTGAAAGCTAAACTGATGGGCTACAAGTCCCTGAACTCCTCAGACAATGCTTATGATGTCTTTGTGACATATGACACTAAAGATTCACATGTATCTGAATGGGTGATGAGGAACCTGCGGGTTAAGCTGGAGGAGGATGGAGAAAAGCATCTTCCTATGTGTCTGGAGGAGAGAGACTGGCCCCCAGGAGTCCCGCTGGTAGACAACCTCACGCAGAGCATTCAATACAGCCGCAAGACCCTGTTTGTTTTGACAGAGGGCTACGTTAAGACAGGAATCTTCAAGATGGCGATGTATCTAGCACACCAGAGACTGctggatgaaaatgttgatgtgaTTGTGCTGCTCATGCTAGAGCCAGTCCTGCAGCACTCTCATTTCCTGCGCCTGAGGAAGAGGCTCTGTGGGAAAAGTGTAGTAGAGTGGCCGCGGACAGCAGCTGCTGAGCCCTGGTTCTGGCAAAACCTCAAAACTGTCATTAGAGAAGATAATCAAGTGATGTACAACAAAACATATTCAAAATACTTTACCAATGAGTAAAGCAggtgattttaaaatgaaactttgtgAGAAACTGGGTTGAGATTGCAATTGTTCTCCACTGTAATGTGCTCTTCAATGTTTGtaattaaaattgatttgatcactccagtgaaaaatgattgtatatatgtattaaaaatgGCTTGCCTTTACTTTTCTTTACACATGTTGACACTGAAGAGTTTTGAATTTTCCTgctatttttgaataaaactgcTAAATCCATTAATCTTACAGGATGTGTTGTATTTCTTTTCATGTGGATGTAACGTCtcattttgatcatcttttgttctattgtaaaatcattcccagtggtcttttaattatgattatgcaatttcaagccaaaattaaaaaaacatgttttttaagacatattttctgcagtcaACCAGAGacattttacagatttattactttaaataggGCAGTGTTTATCATAtgacacacaaaatatttctaGAAATATGTTATCACCATCATTTACATCTTTTACTTTACACACAGCATTCTAGTCTTGTATCATCAGATTATTCATGAGTGCATCAATATATTCTTCTTCTGTTCAAAGTCCTTTTTCATATGTATTTttgggatatatatatatatatttttatatattttttttttttaatagtatggCTAAATACAGCAAAGATAGGTAAATGGTCTACTATATCATTAATCATTAAGCCACTGAGGATAGCAAATTCAATATTGTTTGAATATTATTGACAAGTGTAGTACTATGAGTTGTGATTCTGTTGAGTTTAGTAATAGTTGGGTAAATGTTAATGGTTAGCATTCTGTCCATGAAATTGTTAGTTGCCTTATGTTTGTTTGGATTCAGTGGGGTATATTCAGAAATATATcataaatttgcttctgagttgtgggtgggactgttggcactgATATCctatcatctctttgtttacactctctccagctagcGTATAGCCCCTCATAACCACAATCTAACATTAGCAgtatcacaaaaataaagatcaatATTGGACCTATCCAGCCGCGCCGTTTTGAGCCACATGGTGAGGAAAACAAATTCATacatttgtctgaaagtggatgcatcagaattggagcAGAGCCCATTTCAGTTGCTGTGTCACAATTGAGACCTTTTCAAATGGCGAGTTTGAggatagaaatgctcaaaaactcagttttaatctgaaattctttaaaacatgtcatcctttgttagaaaaaagctacaataatatgtttaaaaaacataatcttCATTCGAAGAGAGAATTTGTTTTACCTAAACTAAAGAATTATAAAACTTCTCAATGTGTGAGAGACCTGGGTGTGTATTTtattccacaaattaaaaacctaacaaaaacagaattttttcatcttaaaaatacaGCCAGAGTCCACCCATTTCTCTTTCatgccagcacagaggtgctaacgcatgcttttatttccagtagattagattattgtaatgccctaattttactccttttacatttttaactcctGTGTTTTCCTCAGagggatcctccacatcagtgattgaGCTTTCTCAGTAAGCGGGTCGCTGAAGCGGGATCTCCCAGGTCTGGCTCTTTGCTTGGATCTGTGAGGTTCTGAAGTAGCGCATACTGTAAACTTGATTGGGGGGCC
This window contains:
- the LOC112154902 gene encoding toll-like receptor 8; amino-acid sequence: MSLMSWSHLFLLFLLCHHEVHRAACKPRWMSAQFPCDVSAYNNTKVKFDCRGRHLKEVPRGITHNVTDLDLSENFIKAIKGKDFSKMSNLTWLRLSWANKNRNLTIGKDSFKNLTKLKDLQLAGNSLKEIPANLPVSLKTLQLHNNKILLLDKRGLANLKNLTQLFLSKNCYMWDPCGSSVEIKDDAFADLTSLRDLDLSFNNLTQVPKGLPESLKILSVASNWIQEIHKDDFQNLNSLQQLELQGNCPRCQNAPYPCVTCINISLTIHPDAFKNLTNLESLNLGGNSLKFLKPSWFEKLHKLRELLLSFNFLVTAITQEAAFLRYLPSLERVDLSFNFGFKSYPRTLNLSDEFSNLTSLRTLHLEGLVFQNIEQSTLKPLYGLKNLSALNLGTNFIIHSDSTVFSKFPNLKMIYLAENRLYPIPVTRAPTPKNGFNQRSPLFFKPLTKHPQPTSYEITHSFIKQECFDSGKVLILSSNNLFFISPKQFEGFGDIACLNLSGNGFSAALNGTEFSLLPNLTYLDLSYNRIDLAFDNAFKELRKLKVLDLSYNPHYFKAFGVTLNLNFLKNLPDLQVLNMSHNSIRTLTTKQLHSKSLTELQFAYNSLGVLWKEKDGSYANLFTHLHNLTILDISHNRIAKIPDNIYEALPRNLTKLSIHHNLLTDFSWDKLKFFHQLQILDLGFNSLSSVVGINSNISQSLSFLDLSHNHIFHLENGLFNGPKSLHTLSLSFNKLTTVNISSLMEGPENNIKTLFLNKNPLQCICDSLDFILWIESSPVKIPRLTTAVTCDTPENQKGKPLIYFDIGQCVNDNQALQLYVFTTSFIVVFMFLATATHLFYWDASYITHYLKAKLMGYKSLNSSDNAYDVFVTYDTKDSHVSEWVMRNLRVKLEEDGEKHLPMCLEERDWPPGVPLVDNLTQSIQYSRKTLFVLTEGYVKTGIFKMAMYLAHQRLLDENVDVIVLLMLEPVLQHSHFLRLRKRLCGKSVVEWPRTAAAEPWFWQNLKTVIREDNQVMYNKTYSKYFTNE